A region of the Mytilus galloprovincialis chromosome 1, xbMytGall1.hap1.1, whole genome shotgun sequence genome:
ATGGAACGACAACATTGGTGTTCATTTTGTCGTATCCCTTTTGAGAATAAGTACAGTTTAAGAGGTCATCTTTATATCCATGCAAAACAACCACGCGTTCCCTGTAGTATATGTCCGTTAACATTTGCGCATTATAGTCAATTAGGAAAACATCTCAGATATATGCATTCAGATTATATCATCAACACGTTTGTTGAAAATGCTGAaagtatttatagaaaaaatataacaggCATCACACCTTGGATAGAATCTGATTCCGAATGGGCAGACAGTTCCGAAGAAGAGACTATAACGAACAGTGAGGAAGAAAATATTTCGGAGGATACAGATTCTGAAAATGTGGAAGAGACCGTTGAAAACTTTTCGAATGAAACACAATACATCTTAGCAACAAATGTGAATGATGTTTCTGACAATAAAAATACTGTAGGCGAATTCGTTTCGAAAGGAGTCAATACTAAACATATGAATAATTTATTTGGACATAATAGAAATGTAAAGAGTTGTGGTGTTTCATTTCTTGTCGAATTAGAAAGAGGAAAAGCAGGAATACATCATTTGAATATCACAAGAAACATTTCTAATTCAAAAGATAATTCTAAACGACACATATTACAGCAGCATATGGAGTCGGAGTTCCTCAGTACAGATGACAGAGTGTCTTTTCAACGTCCTCGTGATGAAAACACAGACCCTGATTTAAGGTTTGTAGGAAACTAAAACATTAAGATACACattaattgttatttttacaaCACCACTTCATTGTTTCCCTTAACTATTACGTGAATTTGTACGGTGTATATCATATAAGATAAAATGATCATTGGAGTGCCGCTTGAACGGATCTCTACTAAACAcgtatatattatgtttgttttttattctataaCTTTCTCGAAGGCTATACGTTAAGCTGTTAACAATAACTctaaatcataatattttacaaaatcagtTTTACATGTCATTTGTCAACATGTGATTGTCAAAACATTTAAGACACAATAATGACTCTCTATGACttttaaactttaatatataaaaactcCTGTTATAGCATATTTGATTTAggttattcaaatattatatctaagtaaatgcacaaaaatgtagacgaaaataacaaaaaggtTTAATTACAACTGCTGAATACATTAGACTTACAGATCGATAGCATAATAATCGCATGATAAATCAGTATTTTGTTATGTCAGGATGGATCGCATGATACAAAAGTCTGCAATATTGGACCACATGACTACAAATTTCTGTCTGCATCAATTTAGATTGTCAACATGCCATCTTTTAATACTAAATAGTGGCTCgtaacaaacttttttttgttttgatacattGGCTTATTCGTATATCACAATTATTTAAAGCATCaattaaaactgaccatattttgaaaatatcctatttttatttcaaaaattggcTCAGAAACACAAATTCAGAAGTTTCGATACTTCAGGAAAGCTCGTATAAGAAAATCACGTGCTTTCATCGACTAACACTGCCCATGCTTCTACTTTATTGTGAAAGTTAACATGGTCCACAAATCAGAATAATAAATCAAAAAGTTGTTTTGTGTCaagattgattgtataatacaGATGAGACAGGTTGCGGAACACAATGACTACCAAATAGTATCTGCATCAATTTCGTGTACTCTTTTTATTCGAAATATTTACTCTTcctagtcaggagcctttaattcaatagttgttgtttatttttgtgttacatatttgtttttccttcattttttgtaCACGAAGAAGGCCTTTAGTTAGTttcgtttaaacatatttatttatagtggattgggaacacgttttgcaacttatattattccctttccactttgcgggtgcgagtgctgccttgtagcggcattatccggctctttttcgaaatctacaagggtgtctttaacgtgcaagagatatggctctctcttaacacggatcagccatttatcgtccccttccgacggactatcatcgtttcttcgagatcatactcgcaaatggtgtcaagggagagccgaaaatgcAGTTCCTGAAATTTTTATCCCAGACGGGaattgaaccaggaacctttgtgtttgtagtccgatgcactaaccactacatcaCGGCTCTCTAagtggccgttagttttctcggttgaactgttttacattgtcatttctgggccttttatagctgactatgcggtatgggctttgcttattgttgaaggccgtacggtgacctgtagttaataatttctttgttttatgggacaacatccctaatgcgcctcgaaatgaggaacgtgtaaagaaaaaatctctgtgtagtgatattggaaagtttctatttttaacaaatgactgaacttaattatttgtggtgattaggaaagtagaggaatatagaataaatgtgtaaaaactatggagctattgaatgtgttcaaagttttaaattttcaaagaactgactgtgttaaaaaggggatattttaccacaaggagccgcatcgcaaaaggatgttcggggtttgctaatttacagaaaaagtaatctcacttcgtaccccgaaaatttaaccacatatgtgaaaatgtcacagcttcgaaacgagctatcatacatatccaagtttacgatatggactgagctacaggtaaaaccgttaccattaccgcctatgtaaaaacaattgaaGATATTGAGCCATATgatatcttgtggagagttgtctgattggttatcataccgcatcttctttttgatatcaTAACAATAGTCATAATAGTCTTGAGACCTCGGGCTGGATTGTATAACGAaaaatatttgcactttatttcgAAAATGTACATGAATGTATCATAAATCAgtaattttaattcttattatatcAGGATTGGTCGTTTGATAAAGGTGACTATAATATTGTAACACAATGACTACAAAATGTTGTCTTCATCAATTAAGTGTGCCAAGATGTTCACGTTTTATTCAAACTATTGGCTTGTCAAAcaaattcagtagttttgatacctcagaCTAGTTTACATAACAGAATCATTTAACTGCACCAACCTAAACTGGTCGTATTTGCACTTTAAATTCATATGGACGCATAATCATGATGACagattacaatttattttcatgtcaggatggattgtataataaaaacgaCAGCAATATTGGTAGACAATAAGTACACAATTTTGTCCGCATTAATTTAAAGTGCAAGCATgatttcttttattcaaaatgttgacGCATCACAAAAAAAATCAGCACTTTAAATATATCAGGCTAGCTGACAACATAGTTTGACGGCAACATCGATAACAGATACATTAGATATgcttatcaaaataaaatgtagtattattgccaataatacacaagagatcaaatgacacaaacattaacaactataggtcaacatacggcaaagcccataccgcatagtcagccttaaaaggcccctaaataaaaaaatgtaaaacattttaaaaaagaacacaaacagccgaatttttgttaaaaaagaacgaaaaaataaataaatgcaacacATCAATGACTGATTATTTCTGTACTTTACAATGAAAAGTATGAGAAGGTATCATCTGGGAATAGTGAACTGACTGACTCTCAGTATACAATGAcgctttattgtttttattggtagcTTATtgtcaagtggcaaatatatcattcCAAACCAGGACGAGTATAATATCTTATTTTCGAACGTCCGAGATATCGTAATGCGTGATGATTGTACAaggttttgtaattttaatttttactacaATCAAGTCGATGTCAAGCTTCTCCATAGAAGACACTTTACTGCTCTTGGATTATTCCCCGAGGGCATCATTAATTTGGTAGCTTCAGGATGTGTTCT
Encoded here:
- the LOC143071173 gene encoding uncharacterized protein LOC143071173 isoform X1; this encodes MERQHWCSFCRIPFENKYSLRGHLYIHAKQPRVPCSICPLTFAHYSQLGKHLRYMHSDYIINTFVENAESIYRKNITGITPWIESDSEWADSSEEETITNSEEENISEDTDSENVEETVENFSNETQYILATNVNDVSDNKNTVGEFVSKGVNTKHMNNLFGHNRNVKSCGVSFLVELERGKAGIHHLNITRNISNSKDNSKRHILQQHMESEFLSTDDRVSFQRPRDENTDPDLRDKDPPEKTLLQTEQNIQQTPWTDLDREEKEQLDYEEMKAMICQDGVNDEEESIKMNEDQELAVADVVYNPGQSVWTEAIDILKSTFMKKKKIVRVRGMFASTNTVTFTKWLPAHFPVEGVICGCGRHLKTPKSLLVHLRRKSSADRKNVKLFKQGI
- the LOC143071173 gene encoding uncharacterized protein LOC143071173 isoform X2, giving the protein MERQHWCSFCRIPFENKYSLRGHLYIHAKQPRVPCSICPLTFAHYSQLGKHLRYMHSDYIINTFVENAESIYRKNITGITPWIESDSEWADSSEEETITNSEEENISEDTDSENVEETVENFSNETQYILATNVNDVSDNKNTVGEFVSKGVNTKHMNNLFGHNRNVKSCGVSFLVELERGKAGIHHLNITRNISNSKDNSKRHILQQHMESEFLSTDDRVSFQRPRDENTDPDLRDKDPPEKTLLQTEQNIQQTPWTDLDREEKEQLDYEEMKAMICQDGVNDEEESIKMNEDQEQTPWTDLDREEKEQLDYGEMIAMIGQDGVNDEEESIKINEDQELALADVVYNPGQSGEFSNL